In Chlorobiota bacterium, the sequence CTGGTTTTTCTGGGTTGGTGAAATCTGTTCCGCCATGCTGACCTCCTGTGAAATAGCCTTACTTGATGATGCCGGCAAATCTACTTTTTCCTTGCCACTCTGATGCCCCCCAGGGAAATGTAGCATCCCCGATGCAGTCGTTGAAGGTAGCCGAAGGTCTTTAGCCTTACGCTAATCTTCATTCCTTATCCTCGGCAGGCTAAAGACCTGTTATTAATCCCGACGGAGGTCGGAAGCCGCTACCCCGATCTTCGTCAGCCGCTTCCTTCCCCCGACGAATTGGTACCAACCCACCACTCCTTCTGTCACCGACAAATTCACCGTGGGTGGAAGGTCGCGGGTGTGGTAGGTGGGGTTGCGGGGACAAACTCGTTGCACGCCACGGGGTGCAGCTTTCCATGAAGAGGACTGCCGGGAAGCCAGCGTTGGCAAACGACTCATTATCGCTGTGGCGGCATGGTGCGATTGTCTGCGATCGCCAGCCCCGTTTTCAGCGAATCGTTCAGCTTCCGCAGCAGCGCGGCCAGGGGCGGATCGCGCATCGGCAAATAGCATTGTCTGGGGCATGGTTGGGCGACCATCCCACCATATCCATCACCACCACGCCGCGAACCTTCTTCCTTCCGCCGCAACCAATTGGCAACCGCACGGCTTCCGTGATGATGCCCGGCATACTCAGGATTTTTTCTTCGGCATTGCTGGCAACGCAATCAGGGTGTAGCGTGGTTGCGCGGCGGCAACCTTGCGGACAACCTCAATCAACGCCGCAATCCCCGATGCGTTGTCGGTTGCGCCGGGGGCCGGGGCCGTCTCCCAGCGGGCTTTCCATCCTGGGTCGCGGCTGGCGGAGGCATCAAGGTGGGCGCAAAGGATCACAACGGAATCGGTTGCCCCCGGCACCACGGCAACCACGTTGGCCAGCCGTCCATCCTTTCCGTTGCGCCGTGGCGTGCCAAACGTGTCAAGCCGCACCGCAACGCGCAAGGCGTGCAGCTGGCGGAAGATGTAGCCAACGCTCCACTGGTTTCCCCGGGTGAACACCACGCGGCTGTTAGTTCCCCCTGCATTGGCCAGCGAATCAATATGGGCGGCAAGGCGTGCGCGAAGCGGTGGCAGAGATTCGCCAGCAGCAGCGGCAGTGGTGGAAGGTTGGGGCGGTTTGGCGACGGAGGTCGTCTGGATTGATTCAGCAGCCGGGCCTCCACTTCCCTTCTGCTCCATCGGTTTGGAAACGCAGGAGGCAAGAAGCAAGGCTCCAACAAGCCAGGTCCAATTCCGGCGGATCATGTCCCGTGGGTCGCAGCAAACTCCGCTTTTTTCGGAAAGGATGCGAAGCCTTCGGGTGCGGTCGCGGCGTTCCCCACCGGATGCGCTCCGCCAACTCCGCCGCCGGCGTGTTCTGCCGCTCGCTGTAGGTGAACACGTGAAGGTAGGCAATCGGAAGCTCGTTCAGGAAGGAGTAGGTTTCTTGGAAATGCTCCTCGGTCTCGCCGGGGAATCCCACAATTACATCAACGCCGATTGCAGCGTGGGGCATCAGCCGCAGGATGGTTTCAACGCGGTCGCGATAGACGCTGCTGCGGTAGCGGCGGCGCATCTTTCCCAAAATTTGATCCGATCCACTTTGCAGCGGGATATGGAAATGGGGGAGCATCCGGTCGCTGGCCGAAGCAAGCTCAATGATGGGATCGGTAAGAAGGTTTGGTTCGATGGAGGAAATTTTCAGCCGCTGCAACCGTGGCACCTCGTGAAGCCGCCGCAGCAAGTCCAGAAACGACTCGCCCTCCCCTTCCCCCACGTTCACCCCGGTGATAACGATTTCTTGATAGCCCGATTCCACCAGTTGGCACGCCTGGCGGAAGGCTTCCTGGATTGGTTGGCTGCGGCTTCCGCCACGTGCCAGCGGGATGGTGCAGAAGGCGCAGTTGTAATCGCATCCATCCTGCACCTTCAGGAATGCGCGGGTGCGGCTGTCCCCTTCGCCGGTGAATGCCGGGCCGAATCCGGTTGCCTCGGCAATTTCGCCAACGGCAATTCGGGGCGTTGCCTCTTTTTGGAAATGGCCGCAATGCTCAAAAATCTGGAACTTCTCTGCCGAGCCAAGGACCATGTCAACGCCATCCATCGAGGCGATTTCTTCCGGCTTCAGCTGGGCGTAGCATCCGGTGACGATCACATAGGCATCTGGGTTGGCACGCAAGGCGCGGCGGATCACTTGGCGGCATTCGCGGTCCGCGTTTTCGGTGACGGTGCAGGAGTTGATGACCACAACGTCCCCCCCTTCCGACAACTCCACCACCCGAAACCCTTCACGGCGGAAGCGTTCGGCAATGGTGCTGCTTTCGGCATAATTCAGCTTGCACCCCAGCGTATGCAGCGAAACGGTTTGCTTGTTCATGGGGCAAAGATAGGGGAGGATATTTTGACAATGAAGGGGGCGCGGGATCTGTTTGGTTAGGGTCTGTGGCGGTCCCTGTTGGGGGTGTGGCGTTCCTCAGCTCTCCATCCCCTATTTCCTCACACTCCCCTCCTCCAAACTCCAGAACAGCAGGTCCAATTCTTGCGGTTGCAGGCCGAAGGATTCGGCAAGGTGGAAGAATGCTTGCTCAAGCTGCAAGTACGTTCGGCGGGTTCCGATGGTGGCGGGGATTTCGGCGATTGCACCGCAGCCAAGCATATGCTTCAGGATGTGGCGGTCAATAATGGCAAGGTCCAGGTGGCCGATATTCCGCAGCAGGTGCGAGGCCTCTTTCCATCCTAACCCGTTCACATTCTTCACCAGCCACTCCCGTTTTGCTTGGGTTGGTTCGCTGCTTGCCAGCTGGTCGGTGATCTGCTGGCGGCGGGCGGCCACCCGCCGCAATCGCTCCCCTTTCTGATTGTGGAAACGGATGTAGTGGGCCGGGTCGCGAAGGATTGGCGTGGGGTCAAGCTCGGTTTCGGGGAACCCAAGCTCCATCAGCCGCGCCATCACTTTCTGGGCGTGCTCGGCTTTGGATTGGGGCGTAAGCAAGCAGAAGCAAAGCTCCATTAGATACTCGGTTTCGGGGACCTGCTGGAACTGCTGCAATCGTTCGGCAATGGTGGCGGCGTGGCGGCGGTAGTGCTGGCGGTAGCGGTTGGGAAGATTCATCGGTGATGCATGATGATGAATAAATTGTTCAGGATACTATGGCTGGGTTCTGGCAAGACGCGCTTGGTTTCTCTATCTTGCGCCACCGTTTCCAACGGATCCGCCTTGCTGACCAACTGCTAACTCTATCCAGCCGGCCACACCAGTGTGGCCAGGAGCAACATACCGATGAGAACCAAATTACTCCGTGCCGTCCTCTCTGCTGGGCTGCTGCTGTTTGCCGCCGCCACCGCCGTGCAATCGCAAATTGGCATCACCAACGGGATACCGTACAACAGCAGCATTCTTGACACCGCTGCCAGCCCCTATCTGCCACAGCTGCCGCAAGGTCCGGCTGGGCAGCATGGTTTTTTGAAGAATGATGGCAAGGGCGGGTTCGTGTTCGACGACGGCACGCCTGCACGGTTCTTCGGGGTGACAATGCAGCTTACCGCCTGCCTGCCCGACAGTGCCAATGCAATCGTGATGGCCGCACGGTTGCGGAAACTTGGGGTGAACCTTGTGAAGTTTGAGTATTTCGACTTCTCCTACGATTGGGCCGCAGTCTATTCCGTCCTTGACGCCACCACGGGGTTCCGCAGCATCAACGAAGTGCAGATGCGGAAGCTGGATTGGTTTATCTACCAGCTGAAGCAGCGGGGAATCTACACCGCGCTAACCGTGCAAGCGGCCCGCGCACCACGCCGCGAAGATGGGCTTGGGTGGCTGGCCGATTCCGCGCTCTACTACGGCTTAGGCTTCAACTACCTCTATCCAGAAGCCAAAGCAACTCACAAACTGATTGCCCGATTGTTGATGGAACGGGTGAACCCCTGGACCAACGTCGCCTACAAGAACGACCCGGCAGTTGCCATGGTCGAGCTGCACAAGCAAGGTGGGTTGATCCCGTACTGGCGGGCGAATTATATCACCCACAACCCCAGCACGTACTCCTTCAGCTACCACCACAGCCGCCGGCTGGACACGTTGTTTGCGGACTATCTAAAAGCAAGATACGGGTCCACCAACGTGCTGAACACCGCATGGACGATGACCCCGCCGCAAGGTGGCTTCCCCAATCGTACGGAAGAATCCAGCTTTGAAGGGGACTTTGACCGCGTGTGGGACATCAATGCCTACAACGAGACGACGATCAGCAAAATCTTGACCAGCGACAGCGTCCCCAACGGAAAATATGCCCTGACGCTGCGGGTAAGAAACAGCTCGGGAGGAATTTATACGGCCTACATGAGGCAGCTTGTGCAGGTTGGGTTCGACACCTTGTACATGCTAACCTACAAAGCCAAAACCAGCAACCCGAACGGAACGGCAATGTTGATTGCTGGTTCCCAATCAAGCGATGGTGCTGGCGTTGGGCTGTCGCGCCAGGCCACGATCAATCCATATTGGAAGGAAGACACCGTGTACTTCCTTTGCCCGATCCGAACCAACGCGCCGGCGGTGCTAGGGTTTTACTTTGGCGCGACCAACGACGACATCAGCTTCGACGACATCAAGCTGCGCCCGGCAATTGCCCCCGGGTTGCTTTCTGGGGAGGCAATCGAGAACGCCACCATCGCCCGGGTTCCCTGGAATAATGGTGCAAATTACATCCTGAGCAGCAAGCGGATCCAAGACCAATCGGCCTTCTATCTGGACCTGCAGCAAAGCTATTTCGAGGATGTGAAACGCTACCTTGCCGAAACCGTTGGCGTGCGCCAGCCGATCAGCGGAGCCAGCTACTTCTGGGCCAGCAACTTCATGGAAACGCCAGCCCAGCAGAAGATGGACTTCGGTTTGTCGGAAGCTGGATGGGACTACAACGAAAATTTGGATGGAGAGAAGTGGCGTATCCGGAACTACTCCTACTTGCACAACCTGGGATACGCCGGCCCGCTGTACAATCTTACCATGAACGCATTGCAGAACCAGCCCTACATGGCACTGTTTTCCCACCCGTTCCCCAACCGCTACCAAGCCGAGTCCATGCTCTATCTTCCCGCGTATTCTTCGCTGCAAGATTGGGACGGGGTGATGTGGGGGTATTTCGCCAATGCCAGCAATCCACTGCTCCGCGGGAACACCATTGACAGCTTGGATTATTACTCCATCGCCAAAAACCCTGTGTTGAACGCGCTCCTTCCGGCAGCTTCGCAGTTCTACCGGAACTTTGCCATTGCCCCCTCCACTTCCCCCATCCGCTTACAACGCTCCGTGGGGAACGTACAGCTGATGCCACGCATGGAGAACCAGTGGTCGGTGTATGGCGTTCCCGGGAGCTTCAACGGGTACATGATGACCATTAACCGCGTGGTCAGCGACTCGCTGAACGCCGAGTATCCCACCCAAGCCAACGACATCGGCTACCCACAGGTTGCCGACGGCGAGCTGATAAGCGACACCCGCGAAATCAACTGGCGAACCGCCACCTACGACCTTAGCCTGAACGCTCCACGGGTCCAAGGGGCAACCGGATATTTGGGCCGCTCGGAAAACATCATCCTGAAGAATTTGGAGATTGACCTGCAAAGTGGCAACGAGACCAGCACCTTCCTGTGGGTCCCGAACGATCCAACAAAAAAATTGGACCAAGCGGGACGATCGCTTCTGGTGATTGCCAGCCGCACCGAACCAACCGGGATGGTCTGGCTTGACACCACCTACGCTTCGCAGTGGGGCGCAGGGCCAATGGTGATTGATCCCGTCCGCGCAACACTCACGTTCACGCTGGACACCTCCATCACCAATCTTACAATCACCCCACTGGATGCCGAAGGAATGCCAGACGGAACGCCGATTCAAGCAACCCGCAGCGGCAAATTCTTCACGGCAACCATTGACCAACGCACCACGAAAGCGATGTGGTACTCCGTCCAAGCCGGCAACGCATCGGCAGCACCTGGCGAAGAATACGCCACCGATTTGGCCATCACCGCATTCCCGAGCGTCACCGCCAGCCGGACGTTTGTGGAGATTCGCACCCCTTCGGACCGGGCGGACGTTCGGGTGGAGCTGTTCAACAGCATGGGCCAGCGCGTGGCAACTCCATTCCAAGGGGAAGTGAAGGGTCGCGAATCGGTTCGCGTTGATTGCAGCACCCTTCCCGAAGGAAGCTACCGCCTGCGGCTCCGCACCGAGCAAGGGGAAAGCGCAACAACCGGGCTGGTAATTGTACGATAGCACAACCAATGGCTGAACTGACCGATGACTGAGACCTTCACGGCAACAATCCAATGGGAGCGGAACGGCGCAACGTTCGCCGACAACCGCTACAGCCGCGTGCATGAATGGACCTTTGATGGAGGGGTGGTGGTTCCCGCCTCCGCCTCTCCATTATCGGTTCCCCCACCCTTCTCATCCCCGAACGCCGTTGACCCCGAAGAAGCATTGGTGGCCGCAACCTCCAGCTGCCATATGCTCTGGTTCTTATGGCTGGCAGCACAGGAAGGGCTGATTGTGGAGAGCTACAAGGACCACGCACACGGCATTCTGGAAAGCGATGAAACCGGCACAACCCGATTCACCCGCATTGCCCTGCGGCCCCAGATCCAATTTCAGGGAACCCAGCCCACCCCGCAGCAGCTTCACGAACTTCACCATGCCGCCCACAAGGCTTGCTACATCGCCAACACGCTGCAATGCCCGGTTATCGTGGAGGATGCAGGGGAACTGGGCGCGTAAACGCTGAGCGTGCTGGCTGAACGGCCATGCATCCGCTTCCCACGGTTTGCCACCATTTCCCTGCGGCAACACTCCACCAACCACCAACCCACCAACGTTCAACCCAAAGAAATGCTTTTGGCGGAACAACTCTTTCAGCAGCTTTTTTCAGCACCATTGCTGGCAACGTCGCCAGAAACGTCGCCAGAAACGTCGCCAGAAACGTCGCCACCGGCAGGGCGGCCTGGCAGTGCCGTGCCGTGCATCATGGGGATTGTGAACGTCACGCCGGACAGTTTTTCGGATGGCGGGGCGTTCCTTCGCGCCGATGATGCCGTTGCGCACGGGCTGCGACTGCTGGAGGAAGGGGCTGATATTCTGGACATTGGCGGCCAGTCAACGCGCCCGCCCGGGGCCGATTACGGAAGCGGAAGCCAAGCCGTCGCTCCCGAAGAAGAGTTGCGACGGGTGATTCCGGTGATTGAGGGGATTCTGCGAAACCGCCCCGATGCCATTATCTCCATTGACACCATGAAGCCGGACGTTGCGGCGGCGGCGGTGGCGGCTGGCGCAGCAATCATCAACGATGTCAGTGCCGGCCAGCATGACCCGGAAATCTGGGGCGTTGCGGCCCGCGCCGGCGTTCCCTACATCCTGATGCACGGCCACAACCCCCACGACCACCGCCCCGCAGCCGAGCACCACTACCACGACGTTGTTGCCGAAGTCCGCACGTGGCTGGCCGGGCGGATTGCGCTGGCGCGGGAAGCGGGGGTCCGGCAGATTGTGGCCGATTGCGGAATCGGGTTCGCGAAAGGATTTGCGGAGAACTGCCAGCTGCTTCGGGAGCATCGCCAGCTGCTGGCGTTGGGGGTTCCGTTGCTGGTGGGCGCGTCGCGGAAAGCGTTCATTGGCCGATTGCTGGGCGGGGTTCCGCCGGACCAGCGGTTGTTCGGGACCTTAGCCGCCCACCAGATTGCCGTTGCCAACGGCGCGTCCATCATTCGCGCCCACGACGTTCGCCCAGCCCGCGATTTTTTCGCCGTACGTGCGGGGCTGCTGGGGCCGGAAGGTTAGCCCCCCGCCTCTCCCTTCCCTGCCGGAACGGCTGGGCAATCCAAATGGGCCGGCGCGGAGGGTTTTGGGGAGCCGGGATGCAGCTTTATCTGTTGCAAAATTTCGGGAAAGTAAATGGATACCGTTCCCGTAACTTTGCGGCTTATGAGAACCGCAGCCCTTTATCAACTCCTTTTTGGACTTCTTTCTATCATTGGCGGCATTGTTGGCTACATTCAGGGGGACCCCGTGGTCGCGTTGCTGATTGGCGCCGCCGGCGGATTGCTGCTGCTGATTAACGGCCTTGCCATGCAGAAAGGCTCACGCCGTGCCATGATGCTTTGCCTGCTCCTTTCGCTTGCGATTGGCGGCTACTTTGGGTTCCGTTACTTCGCCGATGGCGCGGGGTTCTATCCGGCTGGATTGTCGGCGGTGTTGGCGGCCATTTCACTGCTGGCAATCGGGATTGTGGCGGTGCAACCCACCGAACGGAAACGGATTTTCTAAGGCCCAACCAGCGTGCATCCACTCAATT encodes:
- a CDS encoding M28 family peptidase, producing MEQKGSGGPAAESIQTTSVAKPPQPSTTAAAAGESLPPLRARLAAHIDSLANAGGTNSRVVFTRGNQWSVGYIFRQLHALRVAVRLDTFGTPRRNGKDGRLANVVAVVPGATDSVVILCAHLDASASRDPGWKARWETAPAPGATDNASGIAALIEVVRKVAAAQPRYTLIALPAMPKKKS
- the mtaB gene encoding tRNA (N(6)-L-threonylcarbamoyladenosine(37)-C(2))-methylthiotransferase MtaB: MNKQTVSLHTLGCKLNYAESSTIAERFRREGFRVVELSEGGDVVVINSCTVTENADRECRQVIRRALRANPDAYVIVTGCYAQLKPEEIASMDGVDMVLGSAEKFQIFEHCGHFQKEATPRIAVGEIAEATGFGPAFTGEGDSRTRAFLKVQDGCDYNCAFCTIPLARGGSRSQPIQEAFRQACQLVESGYQEIVITGVNVGEGEGESFLDLLRRLHEVPRLQRLKISSIEPNLLTDPIIELASASDRMLPHFHIPLQSGSDQILGKMRRRYRSSVYRDRVETILRLMPHAAIGVDVIVGFPGETEEHFQETYSFLNELPIAYLHVFTYSERQNTPAAELAERIRWGTPRPHPKASHPFRKKRSLLRPTGHDPPELDLACWSLASCLLRFQTDGAEGKWRPGC
- a CDS encoding N-glycosylase (Responsible for removing an oxidatively damaged form of guanine (7,8-dihydro-8-oxoguanine = 7-oxoG) from DNA. Also nicks DNA at apurinic/apyrimidinic sites), with product MNLPNRYRQHYRRHAATIAERLQQFQQVPETEYLMELCFCLLTPQSKAEHAQKVMARLMELGFPETELDPTPILRDPAHYIRFHNQKGERLRRVAARRQQITDQLASSEPTQAKREWLVKNVNGLGWKEASHLLRNIGHLDLAIIDRHILKHMLGCGAIAEIPATIGTRRTYLQLEQAFFHLAESFGLQPQELDLLFWSLEEGSVRK
- a CDS encoding OsmC family protein, producing MTETFTATIQWERNGATFADNRYSRVHEWTFDGGVVVPASASPLSVPPPFSSPNAVDPEEALVAATSSCHMLWFLWLAAQEGLIVESYKDHAHGILESDETGTTRFTRIALRPQIQFQGTQPTPQQLHELHHAAHKACYIANTLQCPVIVEDAGELGA
- the folP gene encoding dihydropteroate synthase, producing the protein MAEQLFQQLFSAPLLATSPETSPETSPETSPPAGRPGSAVPCIMGIVNVTPDSFSDGGAFLRADDAVAHGLRLLEEGADILDIGGQSTRPPGADYGSGSQAVAPEEELRRVIPVIEGILRNRPDAIISIDTMKPDVAAAAVAAGAAIINDVSAGQHDPEIWGVAARAGVPYILMHGHNPHDHRPAAEHHYHDVVAEVRTWLAGRIALAREAGVRQIVADCGIGFAKGFAENCQLLREHRQLLALGVPLLVGASRKAFIGRLLGGVPPDQRLFGTLAAHQIAVANGASIIRAHDVRPARDFFAVRAGLLGPEG